One Brassica napus cultivar Da-Ae chromosome C4, Da-Ae, whole genome shotgun sequence genomic region harbors:
- the LOC106391918 gene encoding MATH domain and coiled-coil domain-containing protein At2g42470-like isoform X4, which produces MLGSIVVGWSLVITILVKIMSESKTSSKMGTELDKALSLEIDNFSERTNVMKSVIFSSGGCNWFLCVCAGDHLSMYLQDVNTHRLRSGWKRRVSFCFVLLNQSGKELFRSPDEGRRRLFCAETPSWGLGRTLPLTKLQEKGFLEKNKLTIEVYMKVFEVVHQGKSTENDVLDYNGFNIIASQAGPIKDIFSELAELKEAGFKLDWLDSRLEEISLERKKLVSDGPWVKKLEEQIKSVELTLSDLKVELDKERIKSIIAGPVEYIFVTHPDFALDVIPMNQGMKTAYMNLISNLAKALRKCPRIVTELKEAGFKFDWLKSRLEEISLENKKVLSGGPSVKQLEEQVTNVELNLSDLKVELDKDMIKSIISSQTGPVRDIFVQQPDCEVDFILKNQGMKTEYMNLLLGLVGMLRKSPQSLSVTELNNAQSELTVLKEAGFNLDWLNSRLQEVSLERNKTMSDGSRVQQLEGRMKNVELTLSDLKDELDTERIKSAAKVSSSFGLLDFFIKRFFLSCFSFSKY; this is translated from the exons ATGTTAGGTTCTATTGTGGTTGGATGGAGTTTGGTGATAACAATATTGGTCAAGATTATGTCG GAATCAAAAACAAGCTCTAAAATGGGGACGGAATTGGACAAGGCCTTAAGTTTGGAGATAGACAACTTCTCCGAAAGGACAAATGTGATGAAGTCGGTTATCTTCTCAAGCGGCGGCTGCAACTG GTTTCTTTGCGTTTGTGCTGGTGATCACTTGTCTATGTACCTGCAAGATGTGAATACTCATAGATTGAGATCTGGATGGAAAAGGAGAGTTAGTTTTTGCTTCGTTTTGTTGAACCAATCCGGCAAAGAACTTTTTAGATCACCTG ACGAAGGCCGACGCAGGTTGTTCTGCGCTGAGACCCCAAGCTGGGGTTTAGGTAGGACGTTGCCTTTGACGAAGCTCCAAGAAAAAGGGTTTCTGGAGAAAAACAAACTAACCATTGAAGTCTACATGAAAGTTTTCGAGGTTGTTCATCAAGGAAAATCAACTGAGAATGATGTTTTAGATTACAATGGCTTCAATATTATTGCTTCTCAA GCTGGTCcaataaaagatatattt AGTGAGTTGGCTGAGCTCAAGGAAGCGGGCTTCAAGCTGGACTGGTTGGATTCAAGGCTTGAGGAGATATCCTTGGAGAGGAAGAAATTAGTCTCTGATGGGCCTTGGGTCAAAAAACTTGAGGAACAGATCAAGAGTGTGGAACTGACTTTGTCAGATCTCAAAGTCGAACTTGACAAGGAGAGGATCAAATCTATCATA GCAGGTCCAGTGGAATATATCTTTGTAACGCACCCAGACTTTGCATTAGATGTCATACCGATGAACCAAGGGATGAAAACAGCATACATGAATCTCATCAGCAATCTTGCGAAGGCGCTGAGAAAGTGTCCACGAATAGTCACTGAGCTGAAGGAAGCAGGCTTCAAGTTCGACTGGTTGAAGTCAAGGCTTGAGGAGATTTCTTTGGAGAATAAGAAAGTACTCTCTGGTGGGCCTAGTGTCAAACAACTCGAGGAACAGGTCACGAATGTGGAACTGAATTTGTCGGATCTCAAAGTTGAACTGGACAAGGATATGATCAAATCTATCATTTCTTCTCAA ACTGGTCCAGTAAGAGATATCTTTGTACAACAGCCAGACTGTGAAGTAGATTTCATACTGAAGAACCAAGGTATGAAAACAGAATACATGAATCTCCTCCTCGGCCTCGTGGGGATGCTGAGAAAATCTCCACAGAGCTTGTCTGTGACTGAACTGAACAATGCTCAAAGCGAGTTGACTGTGCTGAAGGAAGCAGGCTTTAATCTTGACTGGTTGAATTCAAGGCTTCAGGAGGTTTCCTTGGAGAGGAATAAAACAATGTCTGATGGGTCTCGGGTCCAACAACTCGAGGGAAGGATGAAAAATGTGGAACTAACTTTGTCGGATCTGAAAGATGAACTGGACACGGAGAGGATCAAATCTGCTGCCAAAGTTTCTTCTTCGTTTggtttattagatttttttataaagagatTCTTTCTCTCCTGTTTCTCTTTCTCAAAATACTAA
- the LOC106391918 gene encoding MATH domain and coiled-coil domain-containing protein At2g42465-like isoform X1, whose product MLGSIVVGWSLVITILVKIMSESKTSSKMGTELDKALSLEIDNFSERTNVMKSVIFSSGGCNWFLCVCAGDHLSMYLQDVNTHRLRSGWKRRVSFCFVLLNQSGKELFRSPDEGRRRLFCAETPSWGLGRTLPLTKLQEKGFLEKNKLTIEVYMKVFEVVHQGKSTENDVLDYNGFNIIASQAGPIKDIFVQHPDFAIDVIPKNQGVRTSYMNLLLGLVEALRKSPQSFSVTELSNAESELAELKEAGFKLDWLDSRLEEISLERKKLVSDGPWVKKLEEQIKSVELTLSDLKVELDKERIKSIIAGPVEYIFVTHPDFALDVIPMNQGMKTAYMNLISNLAKALRKCPRIVTELKEAGFKFDWLKSRLEEISLENKKVLSGGPSVKQLEEQVTNVELNLSDLKVELDKDMIKSIISSQTGPVRDIFVQQPDCEVDFILKNQGMKTEYMNLLLGLVGMLRKSPQSLSVTELNNAQSELTVLKEAGFNLDWLNSRLQEVSLERNKTMSDGSRVQQLEGRMKNVELTLSDLKDELDTERIKSAAKVSSSFGLLDFFIKRFFLSCFSFSKY is encoded by the exons ATGTTAGGTTCTATTGTGGTTGGATGGAGTTTGGTGATAACAATATTGGTCAAGATTATGTCG GAATCAAAAACAAGCTCTAAAATGGGGACGGAATTGGACAAGGCCTTAAGTTTGGAGATAGACAACTTCTCCGAAAGGACAAATGTGATGAAGTCGGTTATCTTCTCAAGCGGCGGCTGCAACTG GTTTCTTTGCGTTTGTGCTGGTGATCACTTGTCTATGTACCTGCAAGATGTGAATACTCATAGATTGAGATCTGGATGGAAAAGGAGAGTTAGTTTTTGCTTCGTTTTGTTGAACCAATCCGGCAAAGAACTTTTTAGATCACCTG ACGAAGGCCGACGCAGGTTGTTCTGCGCTGAGACCCCAAGCTGGGGTTTAGGTAGGACGTTGCCTTTGACGAAGCTCCAAGAAAAAGGGTTTCTGGAGAAAAACAAACTAACCATTGAAGTCTACATGAAAGTTTTCGAGGTTGTTCATCAAGGAAAATCAACTGAGAATGATGTTTTAGATTACAATGGCTTCAATATTATTGCTTCTCAA GCTGGTCcaataaaagatatatttgtTCAGCACCCAGACTTTGCGATAGATGTCATACCAAAGAACCAAGGGGTGAGAACATCATACATGAATCTCCTCCTCGGCCTCGTGGAGGCACTGAGAAAATCTCCACAGAGCTTTTCTGTGACTGAACTAAGCAACGCTGAGAGTGAGTTGGCTGAGCTCAAGGAAGCGGGCTTCAAGCTGGACTGGTTGGATTCAAGGCTTGAGGAGATATCCTTGGAGAGGAAGAAATTAGTCTCTGATGGGCCTTGGGTCAAAAAACTTGAGGAACAGATCAAGAGTGTGGAACTGACTTTGTCAGATCTCAAAGTCGAACTTGACAAGGAGAGGATCAAATCTATCATA GCAGGTCCAGTGGAATATATCTTTGTAACGCACCCAGACTTTGCATTAGATGTCATACCGATGAACCAAGGGATGAAAACAGCATACATGAATCTCATCAGCAATCTTGCGAAGGCGCTGAGAAAGTGTCCACGAATAGTCACTGAGCTGAAGGAAGCAGGCTTCAAGTTCGACTGGTTGAAGTCAAGGCTTGAGGAGATTTCTTTGGAGAATAAGAAAGTACTCTCTGGTGGGCCTAGTGTCAAACAACTCGAGGAACAGGTCACGAATGTGGAACTGAATTTGTCGGATCTCAAAGTTGAACTGGACAAGGATATGATCAAATCTATCATTTCTTCTCAA ACTGGTCCAGTAAGAGATATCTTTGTACAACAGCCAGACTGTGAAGTAGATTTCATACTGAAGAACCAAGGTATGAAAACAGAATACATGAATCTCCTCCTCGGCCTCGTGGGGATGCTGAGAAAATCTCCACAGAGCTTGTCTGTGACTGAACTGAACAATGCTCAAAGCGAGTTGACTGTGCTGAAGGAAGCAGGCTTTAATCTTGACTGGTTGAATTCAAGGCTTCAGGAGGTTTCCTTGGAGAGGAATAAAACAATGTCTGATGGGTCTCGGGTCCAACAACTCGAGGGAAGGATGAAAAATGTGGAACTAACTTTGTCGGATCTGAAAGATGAACTGGACACGGAGAGGATCAAATCTGCTGCCAAAGTTTCTTCTTCGTTTggtttattagatttttttataaagagatTCTTTCTCTCCTGTTTCTCTTTCTCAAAATACTAA
- the LOC106391918 gene encoding MATH domain and coiled-coil domain-containing protein At2g42460-like isoform X2: MSESKTSSKMGTELDKALSLEIDNFSERTNVMKSVIFSSGGCNWFLCVCAGDHLSMYLQDVNTHRLRSGWKRRVSFCFVLLNQSGKELFRSPDEGRRRLFCAETPSWGLGRTLPLTKLQEKGFLEKNKLTIEVYMKVFEVVHQGKSTENDVLDYNGFNIIASQAGPIKDIFVQHPDFAIDVIPKNQGVRTSYMNLLLGLVEALRKSPQSFSVTELSNAESELAELKEAGFKLDWLDSRLEEISLERKKLVSDGPWVKKLEEQIKSVELTLSDLKVELDKERIKSIIAGPVEYIFVTHPDFALDVIPMNQGMKTAYMNLISNLAKALRKCPRIVTELKEAGFKFDWLKSRLEEISLENKKVLSGGPSVKQLEEQVTNVELNLSDLKVELDKDMIKSIISSQTGPVRDIFVQQPDCEVDFILKNQGMKTEYMNLLLGLVGMLRKSPQSLSVTELNNAQSELTVLKEAGFNLDWLNSRLQEVSLERNKTMSDGSRVQQLEGRMKNVELTLSDLKDELDTERIKSAAKVSSSFGLLDFFIKRFFLSCFSFSKY; this comes from the exons ATGTCG GAATCAAAAACAAGCTCTAAAATGGGGACGGAATTGGACAAGGCCTTAAGTTTGGAGATAGACAACTTCTCCGAAAGGACAAATGTGATGAAGTCGGTTATCTTCTCAAGCGGCGGCTGCAACTG GTTTCTTTGCGTTTGTGCTGGTGATCACTTGTCTATGTACCTGCAAGATGTGAATACTCATAGATTGAGATCTGGATGGAAAAGGAGAGTTAGTTTTTGCTTCGTTTTGTTGAACCAATCCGGCAAAGAACTTTTTAGATCACCTG ACGAAGGCCGACGCAGGTTGTTCTGCGCTGAGACCCCAAGCTGGGGTTTAGGTAGGACGTTGCCTTTGACGAAGCTCCAAGAAAAAGGGTTTCTGGAGAAAAACAAACTAACCATTGAAGTCTACATGAAAGTTTTCGAGGTTGTTCATCAAGGAAAATCAACTGAGAATGATGTTTTAGATTACAATGGCTTCAATATTATTGCTTCTCAA GCTGGTCcaataaaagatatatttgtTCAGCACCCAGACTTTGCGATAGATGTCATACCAAAGAACCAAGGGGTGAGAACATCATACATGAATCTCCTCCTCGGCCTCGTGGAGGCACTGAGAAAATCTCCACAGAGCTTTTCTGTGACTGAACTAAGCAACGCTGAGAGTGAGTTGGCTGAGCTCAAGGAAGCGGGCTTCAAGCTGGACTGGTTGGATTCAAGGCTTGAGGAGATATCCTTGGAGAGGAAGAAATTAGTCTCTGATGGGCCTTGGGTCAAAAAACTTGAGGAACAGATCAAGAGTGTGGAACTGACTTTGTCAGATCTCAAAGTCGAACTTGACAAGGAGAGGATCAAATCTATCATA GCAGGTCCAGTGGAATATATCTTTGTAACGCACCCAGACTTTGCATTAGATGTCATACCGATGAACCAAGGGATGAAAACAGCATACATGAATCTCATCAGCAATCTTGCGAAGGCGCTGAGAAAGTGTCCACGAATAGTCACTGAGCTGAAGGAAGCAGGCTTCAAGTTCGACTGGTTGAAGTCAAGGCTTGAGGAGATTTCTTTGGAGAATAAGAAAGTACTCTCTGGTGGGCCTAGTGTCAAACAACTCGAGGAACAGGTCACGAATGTGGAACTGAATTTGTCGGATCTCAAAGTTGAACTGGACAAGGATATGATCAAATCTATCATTTCTTCTCAA ACTGGTCCAGTAAGAGATATCTTTGTACAACAGCCAGACTGTGAAGTAGATTTCATACTGAAGAACCAAGGTATGAAAACAGAATACATGAATCTCCTCCTCGGCCTCGTGGGGATGCTGAGAAAATCTCCACAGAGCTTGTCTGTGACTGAACTGAACAATGCTCAAAGCGAGTTGACTGTGCTGAAGGAAGCAGGCTTTAATCTTGACTGGTTGAATTCAAGGCTTCAGGAGGTTTCCTTGGAGAGGAATAAAACAATGTCTGATGGGTCTCGGGTCCAACAACTCGAGGGAAGGATGAAAAATGTGGAACTAACTTTGTCGGATCTGAAAGATGAACTGGACACGGAGAGGATCAAATCTGCTGCCAAAGTTTCTTCTTCGTTTggtttattagatttttttataaagagatTCTTTCTCTCCTGTTTCTCTTTCTCAAAATACTAA
- the LOC106391918 gene encoding MATH domain and coiled-coil domain-containing protein At2g42460-like isoform X3, with protein MGTELDKALSLEIDNFSERTNVMKSVIFSSGGCNWFLCVCAGDHLSMYLQDVNTHRLRSGWKRRVSFCFVLLNQSGKELFRSPDEGRRRLFCAETPSWGLGRTLPLTKLQEKGFLEKNKLTIEVYMKVFEVVHQGKSTENDVLDYNGFNIIASQAGPIKDIFVQHPDFAIDVIPKNQGVRTSYMNLLLGLVEALRKSPQSFSVTELSNAESELAELKEAGFKLDWLDSRLEEISLERKKLVSDGPWVKKLEEQIKSVELTLSDLKVELDKERIKSIIAGPVEYIFVTHPDFALDVIPMNQGMKTAYMNLISNLAKALRKCPRIVTELKEAGFKFDWLKSRLEEISLENKKVLSGGPSVKQLEEQVTNVELNLSDLKVELDKDMIKSIISSQTGPVRDIFVQQPDCEVDFILKNQGMKTEYMNLLLGLVGMLRKSPQSLSVTELNNAQSELTVLKEAGFNLDWLNSRLQEVSLERNKTMSDGSRVQQLEGRMKNVELTLSDLKDELDTERIKSAAKVSSSFGLLDFFIKRFFLSCFSFSKY; from the exons ATGGGGACGGAATTGGACAAGGCCTTAAGTTTGGAGATAGACAACTTCTCCGAAAGGACAAATGTGATGAAGTCGGTTATCTTCTCAAGCGGCGGCTGCAACTG GTTTCTTTGCGTTTGTGCTGGTGATCACTTGTCTATGTACCTGCAAGATGTGAATACTCATAGATTGAGATCTGGATGGAAAAGGAGAGTTAGTTTTTGCTTCGTTTTGTTGAACCAATCCGGCAAAGAACTTTTTAGATCACCTG ACGAAGGCCGACGCAGGTTGTTCTGCGCTGAGACCCCAAGCTGGGGTTTAGGTAGGACGTTGCCTTTGACGAAGCTCCAAGAAAAAGGGTTTCTGGAGAAAAACAAACTAACCATTGAAGTCTACATGAAAGTTTTCGAGGTTGTTCATCAAGGAAAATCAACTGAGAATGATGTTTTAGATTACAATGGCTTCAATATTATTGCTTCTCAA GCTGGTCcaataaaagatatatttgtTCAGCACCCAGACTTTGCGATAGATGTCATACCAAAGAACCAAGGGGTGAGAACATCATACATGAATCTCCTCCTCGGCCTCGTGGAGGCACTGAGAAAATCTCCACAGAGCTTTTCTGTGACTGAACTAAGCAACGCTGAGAGTGAGTTGGCTGAGCTCAAGGAAGCGGGCTTCAAGCTGGACTGGTTGGATTCAAGGCTTGAGGAGATATCCTTGGAGAGGAAGAAATTAGTCTCTGATGGGCCTTGGGTCAAAAAACTTGAGGAACAGATCAAGAGTGTGGAACTGACTTTGTCAGATCTCAAAGTCGAACTTGACAAGGAGAGGATCAAATCTATCATA GCAGGTCCAGTGGAATATATCTTTGTAACGCACCCAGACTTTGCATTAGATGTCATACCGATGAACCAAGGGATGAAAACAGCATACATGAATCTCATCAGCAATCTTGCGAAGGCGCTGAGAAAGTGTCCACGAATAGTCACTGAGCTGAAGGAAGCAGGCTTCAAGTTCGACTGGTTGAAGTCAAGGCTTGAGGAGATTTCTTTGGAGAATAAGAAAGTACTCTCTGGTGGGCCTAGTGTCAAACAACTCGAGGAACAGGTCACGAATGTGGAACTGAATTTGTCGGATCTCAAAGTTGAACTGGACAAGGATATGATCAAATCTATCATTTCTTCTCAA ACTGGTCCAGTAAGAGATATCTTTGTACAACAGCCAGACTGTGAAGTAGATTTCATACTGAAGAACCAAGGTATGAAAACAGAATACATGAATCTCCTCCTCGGCCTCGTGGGGATGCTGAGAAAATCTCCACAGAGCTTGTCTGTGACTGAACTGAACAATGCTCAAAGCGAGTTGACTGTGCTGAAGGAAGCAGGCTTTAATCTTGACTGGTTGAATTCAAGGCTTCAGGAGGTTTCCTTGGAGAGGAATAAAACAATGTCTGATGGGTCTCGGGTCCAACAACTCGAGGGAAGGATGAAAAATGTGGAACTAACTTTGTCGGATCTGAAAGATGAACTGGACACGGAGAGGATCAAATCTGCTGCCAAAGTTTCTTCTTCGTTTggtttattagatttttttataaagagatTCTTTCTCTCCTGTTTCTCTTTCTCAAAATACTAA
- the LOC111215408 gene encoding ATPase 7, plasma membrane-type-like has product MTDIEALKAITTESIDLENVPVEEVFQHLKCTKEGLTSKEVQERLTLFGYNKLEEKKESKILKFLGFMWNPLSWVMEAAALMAIGLAHGGGKPPDYHDFVGIVVLLLINSTISFVEENNAGNAAAALMAQLAPKAKAIRDKKWNEIDASELVPGDIVSIKLGDIIPADARLLEGDPLKIDQSALTGESLPVTKNPGSSVFSGSTCKQGEIEAVVIATGVHTFFGKAAHLVDSTTHVGHFQKVLTSIGNFCICTIAVGMAIEIVVIYGLQKRAYRVGIDNLLVLLIGGIPIAMPTVLSVTMAIGAHRLSQQGAITKRMTAIEEMAGMDVLCSDKTGTLTLNKLSVDKNLIEIFKKGIDKDMAVLMAARAARLENQDAIDTAIVSMLSDPKEARAGIKELHFLPFSPANRRTALTYLDGEGKMHRVSKGAPEEILDMAHNMLEIKEKVHGKIDKFAERGLRSLGLAYQQVPDGDVKGDGGPWDFVALLPLFDPPRHDSAQTIERALHLGVSVKMITGDQLAIAKETGRRLGMGTNMYPSSSLLSDNHTETISIDELIENADGFAGVFPEHKYEIVKRLQSRKHICGMTGDGVNDAPALKKADIGIAVDDATDAARSASDIVLTEPGLSVIVSAVLTSRAIFQRMKNYTIYAVSITIRIVMCFMLLCVFWEFDFPPFMVLVIAILNDGTIMTISKDRVKPSPTPDCWKLKEIFATGVVLGAYLAIMTVVFFWAAYETNFFPNIFDVRNFNQHHFNMRDKAVAANLNEQMASAVYLQVSTISQALIFVTRSRSWSFVERPGFLLVIAFLIAQLVASVIAAMATWPFAGIRSIGWGWTGVIWVFNIVTYMLLDPIKFLVRYALISGKSWNRIVEQRTALNGKNNFGKDERMAAWATEMRTQHGLETGQKPMYERNGATELSSLAD; this is encoded by the exons GAAAATGTACCCGTTGAAGAAGTTTTTCAACATCTCAAATGCACTAAAGAAGGCTTGACCTCCAAGGAAGTGCAGGAGCGTCTTACCTTGTTTGGTTACAACAAACTTGAGGAGAAAAAG GAGAGTAAGATACTCAAGTTCTTGGGGTTCATGTGGAATCCACTTTCATGGGTCATGGAAGCTGCAGCCCTCATGGCTATTGGTCTTGCACATGGAGGA GGCAAGCCACCGGATTATCATGACTTTGTGGGTATTGTGGTCTTACTTTTGATCAACTCAACCATCAGTTTTGTAGAAGAAAACAATGCAGGAAACGCAGCAGCTGCTCTCATGGCTCAACTAGCCCCTAAAGCCAAg GCCATCCGTGACAAGAAATGGAACGAGATAGATGCATCTGAGTTGGTTCCAGGAGATATAGTTAGTATCAAACTTGGAGATATCATTCCAGCTGATGCTCGTCTTCTTGAAGGAGACCCTTTAAAGATTGACCAG TCAGCACTTACAGGTGAGTCTCTTCCAGTAACCAAAAACCCCGGCTCTTCAGTGTTCTCTGGTTCAACTTGCAAGCAAGGTGAAATTGAAGCAGTTGTTATAGCCACTGGTGTCCACACTTTCTTTGGAAAGGCTGCTCATCTTGTGGATAGTACTACCCATGTTGGTCACTTCCAGAAG GTTTTGACATCAATAGGAAACTTCTGTATCTGCACCATTGCAGTAGGAATGGCTATTGAAATCGTTGTTATATACGGTCTACAAAAGAGAGCATACCGTGTTGGTATCGATAATCTTCTCGTCTTACTGATTGGTGGAATCCCCATTGCAATGCCTACTGTTCTATCTGTCACAATGGCTATTGGTGCTCATCGCTTGTCTCAACAG GGTGCTATAACAAAGAGAATGACAGCTATTGAAGAAATGGCTGGAATGGATGTTCTGTGCAGTGATAAAACTGGTACTCTCACGCTGAACAAGCTCTCCGTGGACAAGAATCTCATCGAG ATTTTCAAGAAAGGCATTGACAAAGATATGGCTGTTCTTATGGCTGCAAGGGCTGCACGTTTAGAGAACCAAGATGCTATTGATACTGCAATCGTTTCAATGTTGTCAGACCCTAAAGAA GCACGTGCTGGAATCAAAGAACTCCATTTTCTTCCATTCAGTCCAGCAAACAGAAGAACTGCACTAACCTACCTTGATGGAGAAGGCAAAATGCACCGAGTGAGCAAAGGAGCGCCTGAAGAG ATTTTGGATATGGCACACAACATGTTAGAAATCAAGGAGAAGGTACATGGTAAAATAGACAAATTCGCAGAACGTGGCCTAAGATCCCTAGGATTAGCATATCAG CAAGTACCAGATGGTGATGTTAAAGGTGACGGTGGTCCATGGGACTTTGtagctcttcttcctctgtttgaTCCTCCTCGTCATGACAGTGCACAAACTATTGAGCGAGCACTTCATCTTGGAGTCAGTGTTAAAATGATCACAG GTGACCAGCTTGCGATAGCCAAAGAAACAGGAAGAAGACTTGGAATGGGAACAAACATGTACCCATCTTCATCTTTACTCTCTGATAACCACACAGAAACAATATCCATCGATGAACTTATTGAGAACGCAGATGGCTTTGCAGGAGTCTTTCCTG AGCACAAGTACGAGATTGTGAAGAGATTACAGTCCAGAAAACACATATGTGGTATGACTGGTGATGGAGTGAATGATGCACCTGCATTGAAGAAAGCTGATATTGGAATAGCTGTAGATGATGCTACCGATGCTGCTCGTAGTGCTTCTGATATTGTCTTAACAGAACCTGGTCTAAGTGTTATCGTCAGTGCTGTCTTGACTAGCCGTGCCATCTTCCAGAGAATGAAAAATTACACG ATATATGCTGTTTCTATCACTATACGTATTGTG ATGTGTTTCATGCTTCTGTGTGTGTTCTGGGAGTTTGACTTCCCTCCATTCATGGTTCTTGTTATTGCAATCCTTAATGATG GTACTATAATGACCATATCAAAGGACAGAGTCAAGCCATCTCCAACTCCAGATTGTTGGAAACTGAAGGAGATTTTTGCAACTGGTGTTGTCCTTGGAGCTTACTTGGCTATCATGACCGTTGTATTTTTCTGGGCAGCATATGAAACTAACTTCTTCCCT AATATTTTCGATGTGAGAAACTTCAACCAGCATCATTTCAACATGAGAGACAAGGCAGTAGCTGCAAATTTGAATGAACAGATGGCTTCTGCTGTGTACCTTCAAGTCAGTACCATCAGTCAAGCGTTGATCTTTGTGACACGTTCAAGAAGCTGGTCATTTGTTGAACGTCCTGGTTTCCTTCTTGTGATTGCTTTCCTCATTGCTCAGCTG GTTGCATCGGTGATAGCAGCAATGGCAACATGGCCTTTTGCTGGAATAAGAAGCATTGGATGGGGTTGGACTGGAGTTATATGGGTGTTCAACATAGTAACATACATGTTACTTGATCCTATTAAGTTCTTAGTCCGCTATGCACTAATTAGTGGCAAATCATGGAACCGAATTGTCGAGCAAAGG ACTGCACTCAATGGCAAGAATAATTTTGGGAAAGACGAACGTATGGCTGCATGGGCCACCGAGATGCGTACACAGCATGGTTTAGAGACAGGTCAAAAGCCAATGTATGAGAGAAATGGTGCAACGGAACTTAGCAGTTTGGCTGATTGA